A genomic window from Lotus japonicus ecotype B-129 chromosome 1, LjGifu_v1.2 includes:
- the LOC130733706 gene encoding aspartic proteinase PCS1-like: protein MASPPPLTIPLLLTMSIFFIPLQIQTSFAASSVFPSPQTQTSLLILSLKTQTLPQNKLSFHHNVSLTVTLTVGSPPQNVTMVLDTGSELSWLHCKKAPNSNSSSIFNPPLSSSYTPTPCTSPVCTTRTRDFPLPVSCDPRKLCHATLSYADSSSVEGNLATETFFVGGNKQPGIVFGCMDSGFSSNAGEDAKTTGLMGMNRGSLSFVTQMELPKFSYCISGHDASGVLLLGAASLPWLGPLQYTPLVKTTNSLPYFDRVAYTVQLQGIKVSEKLLELPKSVFVPDHTGAGQTMVDSGTQFTFLLGSVYNALRNEFAAQTKGVLKPLNDPNFVFQGAMDLCYQFPASGASASIVLPTVTLVLDGAEMRVSGERLLYQVNDFVCCFTFGNSDLLGIEAYVIGHHHQQNKWMEFDLANSRVGFTDTSCELARQRLGMVP from the exons ATGGCCTCTCCTCCACCTCTCACAATTCCTCTCCTCCTCACAATGTCCATTTTCTTCATTCCCCTTCAAATTCAAACAAGTTTTGCTGCTTCCTCTGTTTTCCCTTCACCACAAACACAAACCTCACTCCTCATACTATCTCTAAAAACACAAACACTCCCTCAAAACAAGCTCTCATTCCATCACAACGTCTCCTTAACGGTCACACTAACCGTTGGCTCGCCCCCACAGAACGTTACCATGGTTCTCGACACAGGGAGTGAACTCTCATGGCTTCACTGCAAAAAAGCTCCAAACTCAAACTCCTCCTCCATCTTCAACCCACCCCTCTCTTCCTCCTACACCCCAACACCATGCACCTCACCCGTTTGCACGACCCGAACCCGGGATTTTCCATTACCCGTTTCGTGCGACCCGAGGAAGCTCTGCCACGCTACCCTGTCCTACGCCGActcctcctccgtggagggGAACCTCGCCACGGAGACATTCTTCGTCGGAGGGAACAAACAGCCTGGGATTGTGTTCGGGTGCATGGATTCCGGGTTCAGCTCCAACGCCGGCGAGGATGCGAAGACAACTGGGTTGATGGGTATGAACCGTGGGTCGCTGTCGTTCGTGACGCAAATGGAGCTTCCGAAATTCTCGTACTGCATCTCCGGCCATGATGCCTCCGGCGTGTTGCTCCTCGGCGCCGCCTCGTTGCCGTGGCTGGGTCCTCTGCAGTACACTCCTCTTGTGAAGACGACGAACTCGTTGCCGTACTTCGACCGGGTCGCATACACTGTCCAGCTCCAGGGGATTAAG GTTTCGGAGAAGTTACTGGAGTTACCAAAGTCGGTTTTTGTTCCCGATCACACAGGGGCGGGTCAAACCATGGTGGATTCGGGTACTCAATTTACTTTTCTGCTCGGGTCGGTTTACAATGCTTTGAGGAATGAGTTTGCGGCCCAAACCAAAGGGGTGTTGAAGCCGCTTAACGACCCGAATTTTGTGTTCCAAGGAGCGATGGACTTGTGTTACCAATTTCCAGCTAGTGGAGCGAGTGCTTCGATAGTGTTACCGACAGTGACGCTAGTTTTGGATGGAGCAGAGATGAGGGTGTCAGGGGAGAGACTCTTATATCAAGTGAATGATTTTGTGTGTTGTTTCACTTTTGGAAACTCCGACTTGTTGGGGATTGAGGCCTATGTGATTGGTCATCATCATCAGCAAAATAAGTGGATGGAGTTTGATTTGGCAAACTCTAGGGTTGGATTCACGGACACTAGTTGTGAGCTTGCTCGTCAACGACTTGGCATGGTTCCTTAA